The sequence below is a genomic window from Flagellimonas marinaquae.
TTAATGCTAACCAGCCAGACTACTTTTGCACAGGCAGACGAAAAAATAATAAACGATACGATGAACGGGAGCGTTTCCACTATTGATGGTTATGTGCCTTCCATGTCGATAACGGAAGATGGAAAAACTGCTTATTTTAGCAAGGGCACTTACCAGAAGCCCCTTTATGGTGTTTTTTCCAAAAAAGAATTGGTATACCACGTGTACCGTGCCGAAAAAGTGAACGGTGAGTGGACCAATATTACCCAATTGGAGGTATGCTCAAAACACTACTCTGCCAAACATCCTACTGTTACCGCAGATGGCAAGCGTTTGTTCTTTGCCTCGAACATGAAGGGATCATTTGGCAAGTACGATATTTACGTTACGGAGATTGCAGCCGATGGCTCCGTGGGCGTTTCCAAAAACTTGGGCCCCAAAGTCAATACCAAAGAAGATGAACTTTACCCAAGCATCTATAATGAAACTCTACTGTTTTTTGCTTCCGAAGGAAGAGATGGATATGGAGGATTAGACCTATATGCCTCACAGGTGGTAAAAAACACACTCACCGCATCCGTAAACCTTGGCGCCCATATTAATAGTGATAGCGACGAATACGCGATACAGCTAAGTCCAGAGAAAAAAATGGGTTTTGTGGTGTCCAATAGAGGTTTCAACAACACGGTATCACAATATACTGTAGCCTACGGACGTTCAAGTAAGCAGAAACAGTATATCGATGTTGCCAGCAATAACGCCGGATTCGAAACTGTGCTGAACGATGATACCCGTGAATACGCGGATACGTCTTTCCAAGATCAACAATAATAGGTTACAATTTACATACTGAATCGGTCAATAAACCTGATACGTGTCTTGTGAAACTGTTTCATAGCCGAGATTAGAAACACTCATGACAATGATAAGAAAGACAGGGGGAAACTGACAGACTATCATAATAGCGGGTTGTATTATTTCAATCTGACCGATTTACTTCAAGAATAGGATGCTGATGGGACGGCATCCTATTTTTTTTTACAACTACTTGATTATATATTATTTACACTAATTTATAGTGTGTTAGATCATATAAAAACCACTTTGGAGCAAATGTAAAAAAGTGCATTTGAACGAAAATGACTACAAATATTATATGCGATAGTTAAAATTTTCTAAATTCGTTAGTGAAATAATACAATCCCAAATCTATTATGTCATGAAAAAAAATTACAACACTCTAAAAAAAGGCGTCCCAAAACCTCTTTTTACTTTACTTTTTTGACGAGTAAAATCCTCAACTACACAATGTATAGCTCTTGATCCCTTTAGGGATCAGACCCAATTTTGGAGAACCCAATATGGTGTTCATACTGTTGTTGCCCTTGTATTGGGCAATGCAGTAAAGCATTTTATTGGTTCGTCCCAACTTCAAAATTGTGGATGCGGACGATATTGTCCTAAACTTAACCTACAAAAATTTATGTAACAGTTTACCCCCAAATCTTTCTTATCATGAAAAAGAATGCATTAAAAATTGCTGTCATCGACAATGACGACACGCTTGCTGGCATTTACACCCAGTACTTCCAAGAAACTGAAGACTACGAACTTCTCGGGGTCTACACCTCGGTTCATGGTCTATTATCTAGTTTTGTTCGTTCCCATCCGGACATTATAATCTGCGAAACCATGCTCAACGGTATTTCTGGAATAGAGGGCCTAGATTATTTTTATCGTAAAAACAAGGACCTTAAGGTTTTGATGATGAGTCGAAAAAACGATTTTCAACTCATAAAGGAAGCCTTTAAGAAGGGTGCCAATGGCTACTTGATCAAACCGATTACCAAAGATAGGTTGTTAAATGCCCTCGATGCGCTGGACCGGCACGGGATTGCCCTGGAACTGGATGTGGCAAAAAAAATCATCGATTCGTTCCAAACAAAATCGTTCGATGTCTTCTCTAAAAAGGAGAACGAGATCATAGAGTTGCTCACCCAGGGCTTTACCTATAAAATGATTGCGGACAAGCTATTTGTTACACCCAGCGCCGTGAATTTTCATATACAGAACATTTATGTAAAGTTAAATGTGAACTCAAAATCGGAAGCGTTGAGAAAAATCAAGGAAATGGAGACACAACAATTGAACGCCGCGTAAACCGGAAACTTTCATTAAACAAAAAACCCTGACATAATCGTCAGGGTTTTTTCTATATAGTAAAACGTATTTGATTTACTTCACTTCTTCAAAGTCCACATCTTCCACGTTGTCGCCTTCAGCTGCTCCACCATTATTGGCAGCACCTTCAGCTCCACCGGCAGATGCTCCTGCGGCACCACCTTGCGCTTCGGCCTGTGCTTTGTACATTTCTTCGGAAGCAACTTTCCATGCCTCGTTGATTTTTTCCAAAGCTGGTGTGATCACCGCAAGGTCCTTGCCTTCATAAGCTTTCTTCAACTCCTCCAAAGCCTCTTCGATTGGCTTTTTCTTGTCGTCGGACAATTTATCACCAAATTCGCTCAGTTGCTTTTCTGTTTGGAAGATCATCGCATCGGCCTCGTTCAATTTATCGGCAGTTTCCTTCGCTTTTTTATCTGCTTCGGCATTTGCCTCGGCTTCCGCCTTCATCTTTTTGATTTCCTCCTCGGTCAAACCAGAAGAAGCCTCGATACGGATATCTTGGGATTTTCCAGTAGCCTTGTCGGTAGCAGAAACCTTGATGATACCATTGGCATCAATATCAAAGGTCACTTCAATCTGAGGCGTACCTCTTGGCGCAGGTGGAATTCCATCCAAATGGAACCTACCTATTGTCTTGTTATCGGCTGCCATTGGGCGCTCTCCTTGCAACACGTGGATTTCAACCGAAGGTTGATTGTCCGCCGCCGTGGAGAACACTTGTGACTTCTTGGTCGGGATGGTCGTATTCGCCTCGATCAATTTGGTGAATACACTTCCCATGGTCTCGATACCCAAAGATAGCGGGGTAACATCCAAAAGAAGAACATCTTTTACATCTCCTGTCAGCACACCACCTTGTATTGCAGCACCAACGGCCACAACCTCATCCGGGTTTACACCTTTGGACGGTTTTTTGCCGAAGAACTTCTCAACAGCTTCCTGTACCGCAGGAATACGGGTAGAACCTCCCACTAATATGATCTCGTCGATATCGCTTTTGGAAAGTCCAGCGGATTTCAATGCTTTCTCACATGGATCGATCGTTCTTTTTACCAGATCCGCGATCAATTGCTCGAACTTGGAACGAGACAATGTTCTCACCAAGTGCTTTGGACCTGATGCCGTGGCGGTTACATAAGGTAAATTGATTTCTGTTTGTGCAGAAGAAGACAATTCAATTTTGGCCTTTTCGGCAGCCTCCCTCAAACGCTGAAGGGCCATCGGGTCTTTACGAAGGTCCATGTCCTCATCCTTAATGAACTCTTCTGCCAACCAATCGATTATTTTTTGGTCCACATCGTCACCACCCAAATGGGTATCGCCATCTGTAGCCAATACTTCAAAAACACCATCGCCCAATTCCAAAATGGAAACGTCGTGCGTACCACCTCCAAAGTCGAATACCACTATTTTTTGGTCCGTGTCTTTTTTGTCCAATCCGTACGCCAAGGATGCTGCGGTTGGCTCGTTGATTATACGTTCTACGGTTAGACCCGCTATTTCTCCAGCTTCTTTGGTAGCTTGCCTTTGTGAATCGTTAAAATATGCAGGAACGGTGATTACCGCTCTGCTAACATCTTGCCCCAAGTAATCCTCTGCCGTCTTCTTCATTTTTTGAAGAATCATTGCGGATAATTCTTGAGGTGTGTACAAACGACCATCGATATCCACCCGTGGCGTATCGTTGTCCCCTTTTACCACATTATAAGGAACCCTATTGGCTTCCTTGCTGGATTCTGAGTATTTGTTGCCCATAAACCGCTTAATGGAGTAAATCGTTTTGTGAGGGTTGGTTACCGCTTGTCTTTTTGCCGGATCACCTACCTTGATTTCCCCTCCTTCAACAAATGCAATCATCGATGGAGTGGTTCGCTTACCTTCGGCGTTTGGAATTACCACAGGCTCGTTACCTTCCATTACAGAGACGCAGGAGTTGGTCGTACCTAAGTCTATACCTATAATTTTGCTCATCGTATCTAAAGTTATGTCTGTTTAAAAATATTTTTGTTTGCTCTTTAAATGTCAATGTTCATGCCACGGGCCGTAATATGACAAGCTGTCATATTTTTGAGGATTATTTGATTTTAACCCTGTTACAGCAAGGTTTGTTCGGATTGTCACAAAATGTGACTCTCAATATTTAAAAATTCTCATTTTTGTATTTCTTAGCTTCCTATATTTGAAACTATAAATTGAGTTTATGGAGTGTATTAGTGTGTTCGATATGCTAAAAATAGGCGTGGGACCTTCCAGCTCCCACACACTTGGCCCATGGCGTGCAGCCGAAAGGTGGATCGCCGAACTTGAAGAACAAAATGTCTTTGACAACGTCCAACATATAAAAGTGCATCTTTATGGCTCACTATGCCTAACAGGAAAGGGACATGCCACCGACATTGCCGTGGTCATGGGACTATTGGGAACCGACCCAGAAACTGTGGATATTGACAGTATTGCAGGAAGTATTGACAGAATAAAAGCAGAAAACCAATTAAGTTTTGGCGGAAAAAGAACAATTCCCTTTAGCTTTCAGAACGATATTCTCTTTAAAAAAGAGTTTTTGCCATTCCATGCCAACGGAATGTTGTTCGAAGCAACATTGAACACCGGAGATGTAATTTCCGAAACCTATTATTCCATTGGTGGCGGTTTTGTGGTAAAGGAAGAGCGAACCCATGCCAAGGAAAACAAAGAGACCTTTAAAGCATTCCCCCACCCAGTAAAAACCGGCAACGAACTTCTTGAACACTGTAGTTTACAAAACAAATCCATTTCAATGATCGTGATGGAAAACGAACTTTCATTGCGAACGGAACCCGAAATTGACGAAGGTATTGCGCGAATCTGGAATACCATGCTGGAATGTATGTATGTAGGTTGCCATACCGAAGGAAAGCTTCCGGGCGGATTGAACGTTAAGCGGCGTGCTTTCGAGATTCATCAAAAGTTAAAGGGCGATGTACCCTACTCCAACCCGCAGGAGTGGTTGGAGAGCATACGGGATACCGAAGTGAAATTCCGACAGATCATAAAATGGGTAAGCTGCTTTGCTCTGAGCGTAAACGAAGTGAATGCTTCGCTCGGACGAGTGGTCACTGCCCCAACCAATGGCAGTGCAGGTGTTATTCCTGCCGTTTTAATGTACTACATGGTTATCGAGAACCACGACGCCGACTTTGACGATGTTAAGCAATTTTTGTTGGTTGCGAGCGAAGTGGGCAGTATTTTTAAAAAAGGTGCCACAATTTCCGCGGCTATGGGCGGTTGCCAAGCCGAGATCGGAGTTTCTTCCGCTATGGCCGCAGCTGGTTTAACCGAATTGATGGGCGGTTCCCCGGAACAAGTATTGATCGCTGCCGAAATCGCCATGGAGCATCATTTAGGGCTTACCTGTGACCCCATTGGCGGCTTGGTCCAAGTTCCTTGTATAGAACGCAATGCAATGGGGGCCATTAAAGCCATAAATGCGGCGGAGTTGGCTTTGGACACCGACCCAAAAGATTGTAAAGTACCTTTGGACAAAGTAGTGAATACCATGTGGGAAACCGCAAAAGATATGAGTTCCAAGTACAAGGAAACCTCGGAAGGTGGTCTCGCTGTGGGTGTGTTTTTGAGCGACTGCTAGTCCATACAGCCTTCCTTGCCCCTGGTATCAATAAGGTAAATAATCTTCCATTCGCCATCAAAATTGATCAATTGGAAAGAATTAATTCCGCAATGACTAAACTCCCCGTTCAACCAAAACTCATAGCCCACCCAGGCGTTGGCCATGGTCCTGTCCACCTGAATGGAGAAAGAAGTAAGTTTCTCCTCAAACTTCATCGTGTCCGGAATACCCACTATCGATTTTAGAAAATTTGAAAATTCCTCCGTTCTGAACAGAGTCTTCCCATCAGGATTCCTACCCGTGGTCTGCAAAACAACATTATTCGCCACGGTACTTTTTATAATCGTAGAATCCTGTTTGTGGAATCCATCAAAAAAAGTTTCGATAACCTGTTTTACCTCGGCTTTGGTTTCTTCGCTAGATGGGTTTGGACCTTGGGCGTTTCCAAATAACACTACCGCAAAAAAAATCACGGTACTAAACAGTTTTCTCATTTTATTAGTTTTTTGATTACCTCCTAAATTAAACAAATCTGCTTACTTTTAACCATCAAAAATAATTTCGATGTCTACAGCTAAAAAAGAATACAAGAGGGTAACGGTAAAATCGTTGGTGGAAATGAAAAAGCATGGAGAAAAAATAAGCATGCTTACCTCCTACGACTATTCAATGGCAAAGATTGTGGATGGTGCCAATGTGGATGCTATTTTGGTAGGCGATTCCGCCAGTAATGTTATGGCGGGACACGAGACTACCTTGCCCATAACCTTGGATCAAATGATCTATCATGCCACCTCTGTTGTAAGAGCGGCAAAAAGGGCATTGGTCGTGGTGGACATCCCTTTTGGCAGTTACCAAGGTGACTCCAAAGAGGCATTACGTTCCGCTATCCGAATTATGAAGGAAAGTGGGGCCCACGCCGTAAAGGTGGAAGGTGGTGAAGAAATAAAGATATCCATTAGCCGAATTCTTGAGGCGGGCATCCCTGTAATGGGGCACTTGGGACTTACCCCACAATCCATCTATAAATTTGGAACCTACACGGTACGCGCCAAAGAAGAAGAAGAGGCCGAAAAATTAAAGTCCGATGCCAAATTATTGGAAGAACTGGGCTGTTTTGCCATTGTTTTGGAAAAAATACCTGCAAAATTGGCCAAAGAGGTGGCAGAAAGCGTCTCCATTCCCATAATCGGAATAGGTGCAGGGGGCGATGTAGATGGGCAGGTTCTGGTAGTGCACGATATGCTGGGAATGACGCATGAATTCAACCCAAGATTTTTACGAAGGTATTTAAACCTCTACGATGAAATGAGCAATGCCATTTCCCAATATGTGGATGATGTTAAAAGTCAGGATTTCCCGAATGAAGAAGAATCGTATTAAATTACAATTTACAATTGTCAGTTAGCAATAAAGAGTATTCCGTCCCCTCCAACCTTCAAGTGCTTTTTGAAGACAATCATCTCATCGTTGTAAATAAACGTGTCGGGGATATCGTCCAGGGCGACAAAACCGGGGACGACCCTTTGAGCGAAGTCGTAAAAAAGTACATAAAAGCAAAATATAACAAACCTGGCAATGTGTATTTGGGTGTTGTGCACCGATTGGACAGGCCTACTTCTGGAATAGTTCTCTTTGCAAAAACATCGAAGGCTTTGCCCCGTTTAAATAAGATGTTTGCAGAGGGTGATACCAAAAAAATATATTGGGCGGTCGTTAAGGATGCACCTCCAAAAGAAAAAGACACGCTGACCCATTGGTTGGTCAGGAATCCAAAACAGAACAAATCCTATGCCCATAACAAGGAGGTGCCCAATAGCAAAAAAGCAATTTTAGAATATAAGGTTATTAAAAAATTGAATAGTTATTATTTATTGGAAATTGACCTTAAAACTGGCCGACACCACCAAATAAGGGCGCAATTGGCAGCTATCGGCTACACTATTAAGGGCGATTTAAAATATGGCGCTGACCGCAGCAACAAAGATGGTGGAATCCATTTACATGCCAGAAGTTTGGCCATGTTGCACCCGGTAAAAAAAGAACCGATTGCATTTTTGGCCCCACCACCGATCGATCCTGTTTGGAGCGCTTGCCTTAACGAGTAAGAGCCAAGGCTTTTTCCCTGATGACTTCGGAAACGGGTTTGTTGTGCAAATGACTTTCCAGCCAAGATAAAATGTCCAAATAGAGAAATGCCCTTTTCTCGTAAGGATGGTTCTCATATTTTTTAAGCTCGTTGTACAATTTCTGAAACTCGCCTTTTAAATCGGTCGGATAGATGTCCCCAAGGTTTCGAAGAAACTTTATCATCTCCTTTTGAACTTCATGTAAATCGTTCATTTTCAACAAAAACTTGTACGTACTTTTAAGTTGTACTTCCAAATGATAATCCATACCGGCCTCATAATGCGCAACAAGGCTCAAGACCCTTGCAAAACACATCAAATCCTCGCGCATTTTAAGTTGCTTGTTGGATATTATCTTTTTTAGATAGGCAATACAGTTCTTGTTATCTCCATTTCCAAAATACAAACACGCGATTTTATAATAGAGCAACATAATATGGTGCTCATCTATCTGTTGCCGATGTTTTTTGATACCATATTCTATAATATTGACCAAATAAATGCCTTTATCGAACGTGCCTTCCAAAAAATGAAGGTTCAATTTATTGGTATTGATGTACAAAAACGCAAGCGAGGCAATGTTGTCGTTCTTGGGGAACCTGTCATCACCTACCTGTTGTTCCAAACGCTCCAGCGTCTCCCTAAACTGTGATGCATATTTTACGAAGAAAAGAGATTCCAACAGATAATGGTTCCCTTTTAAAAAGAATACTGGGTTCAAGGATATCATATGATCGTTCTCATAGAAAAGGTCCACCCATTTGCTGGAATATTTATAGGCTGACAAAAAGTCCTGAATTAACAAACTGTACCATAAATGAGCTTTGTACAGCCATAATTTTTCCCGAAAACCCATTTTCTCAATTGTATAGTCCGGCATATGTGCATCAAAATACGTCTTGACCTTATTAAGATCCTCGTCACTTCTTGCATAGCCAACTTTCAACATCATTCCGTACAATTGTAAAGACAGGTTGGAAAGCTTACTGGTCAACACATTGAGCTCCGACAATTCCTTGGCTTCCACAGCAAGTTCGTCCGCTCTATCGGGAATACTTCGGGTAATGTATTGGGTCTCTATTACTTTTTCCAGCTCTACAATTTCGTATGCCACATTTTTCTCCTCGTTTTCGATAGCAAAGCTTTTGGCTTTCTCTAAAATCTTCAAGCTTTGCTTGTACAGTCCCTTCTGGTATAGAATTGTAGCAAAATCCAATTGTTCCCGAATTTGGATACGGACGTTCTGGTTTACCGGATTCAATCGCAGGCTCACCAATATTTGCTTGTACAAATGTGCCTTGAGGTTGGAGAGTTGTGATTTTTTGACAATGCCACTATCCAAAATCTGCTTTTCATCATACTTACGGAGTTTGTCCAAAAGATTGAACAATGCCAAAAATTTAGCATCGGCGTTTACACCCAATCTCCCAACATACAGCTTAAATTGGCGTTTTTCGGATTTTGATAGCGACTTTACCAAAACGAACAAAGCATCCTTATGGGCATTTGTCATCGTAAAAAATATTATTTACACAATTGATTATCAGCGTATTGAATCAACCTAAAAGCAGTTTAACGTTGTAACGGTTACGCAATTGCTTTTCGTCTTCAGCCCTCCTTCTCTATTTTCGTAAGTCATAGAAAAAAACAGGTTGATATAATGGGTAAAGATAAGGTAGAAATTTTTGATACAACGCTACGGGATGGAGAACAGGTACCAGGCTGTAAACTGGATACCGAACAAAAATTAATCATTGCCGAAAGACTGGATGAGCTTGGTGTTGATGTAATCGAAGCAGGGTTCCCCATATCTAGCCCAGGTGATTTTACATCTGTCAACGAAATTGCCAAATTGGTCAAAAATGCAACGGTCTGTGGATTGACCCGCGCGGTAAAAAAAGATATTGAAGTTGCCGCCGAAGCCATAAAAGATGCCAAAAGACCTAGAATTCATACTGGAATCGGAACTTCCGAATCCCATATTAAATATAAATTCAATTCCACACAAGATAAAATTATTGAACGTGCCGTTGAGGCCGTTTCCTATGCGAGGTCTTTTGTGGAGGACGTTGAGTTTTATGCAGAAGATGCAGGTAGAACCGACAATGAGTTTTTGGCCCGAGTCTGCGAAGCGGTGATCAAAGCAGGGGCCACAGTGCTCAATATTCCAGACACCACGGGTTATTGCCTGCCCGAAGAGTACGGTGCAAAAATGAAGTACTTGAAGGAGAACGTAACCGGAATCGACAAAGCTATTCTATCTTGTCACTGCCACAACGACCTGGGATTGGCCACGGCCAACTCCATTGCGGGAGTTATCAATGGTGCCAGGCAAATCGAGTGTACCATAAACGGTATTGGGGAAAGAGCCGGGAACACTTCTTTGGAGGAAGTGGTAATGATCATGAGGCAACATCCTTACTTAAATTTGGACACGGACATCAATAGCAAATTGCTTTGGGACACCAGTACCATGGTTTCACAAAAAATGGGTATGCCGGTTCAACCGAACAAAGCCATTGTGGGGTCCAATGCATTTGCGCATAGTTCTGGAATCCACCAAGACGGGGTGATCAAACAAAGAGAGACCTACGAGATCATAGATCCAAAAGATGTAGGAGTGAGCGAATCATCCATTGTGCTTACGGCACGTAGCGGGCGTGCTGCCCTCGCCTATCGAGCAAAAAATATTGGTTACGAACTCACCAAGCTTCAATTGGATACGGTATATCAGAACTTTTTACAGTATGCCGATAGAAAAAAGGAAATTATGGACGAGGACATTCACGAAATTGTGGAAACCAGCAATATTGGAATGAAGAGTTTAGCATAACAACAATTGTATATGGCATTAAAAATAGCATTGCTCCCCGGAGATGGTATTGGACCGGAAGTTTTGGCCCAAACGGTGAAATGTTTGGAGGCGGTCGAAGAAAGATTCAATCAACATTTTCTTTTTAAAGAGGCACCGGTAGGCGCTATCGCCATAGACAAAAAAGGAGTTCCCCTACCCAATAACACACTAAAATTGTGCAAAGAGGCAGATGCTGTACTTTTTGGTGCCATTGGCGACCCAAAGTACGATAATGACCCTGAGGCCAAGGTTCGTCCGGAACAAGGTTTATTGCAATTACGCAAGGA
It includes:
- a CDS encoding response regulator transcription factor — its product is MKKNALKIAVIDNDDTLAGIYTQYFQETEDYELLGVYTSVHGLLSSFVRSHPDIIICETMLNGISGIEGLDYFYRKNKDLKVLMMSRKNDFQLIKEAFKKGANGYLIKPITKDRLLNALDALDRHGIALELDVAKKIIDSFQTKSFDVFSKKENEIIELLTQGFTYKMIADKLFVTPSAVNFHIQNIYVKLNVNSKSEALRKIKEMETQQLNAA
- the dnaK gene encoding molecular chaperone DnaK; its protein translation is MSKIIGIDLGTTNSCVSVMEGNEPVVIPNAEGKRTTPSMIAFVEGGEIKVGDPAKRQAVTNPHKTIYSIKRFMGNKYSESSKEANRVPYNVVKGDNDTPRVDIDGRLYTPQELSAMILQKMKKTAEDYLGQDVSRAVITVPAYFNDSQRQATKEAGEIAGLTVERIINEPTAASLAYGLDKKDTDQKIVVFDFGGGTHDVSILELGDGVFEVLATDGDTHLGGDDVDQKIIDWLAEEFIKDEDMDLRKDPMALQRLREAAEKAKIELSSSAQTEINLPYVTATASGPKHLVRTLSRSKFEQLIADLVKRTIDPCEKALKSAGLSKSDIDEIILVGGSTRIPAVQEAVEKFFGKKPSKGVNPDEVVAVGAAIQGGVLTGDVKDVLLLDVTPLSLGIETMGSVFTKLIEANTTIPTKKSQVFSTAADNQPSVEIHVLQGERPMAADNKTIGRFHLDGIPPAPRGTPQIEVTFDIDANGIIKVSATDKATGKSQDIRIEASSGLTEEEIKKMKAEAEANAEADKKAKETADKLNEADAMIFQTEKQLSEFGDKLSDDKKKPIEEALEELKKAYEGKDLAVITPALEKINEAWKVASEEMYKAQAEAQGGAAGASAGGAEGAANNGGAAEGDNVEDVDFEEVK
- a CDS encoding L-serine ammonia-lyase, with amino-acid sequence MECISVFDMLKIGVGPSSSHTLGPWRAAERWIAELEEQNVFDNVQHIKVHLYGSLCLTGKGHATDIAVVMGLLGTDPETVDIDSIAGSIDRIKAENQLSFGGKRTIPFSFQNDILFKKEFLPFHANGMLFEATLNTGDVISETYYSIGGGFVVKEERTHAKENKETFKAFPHPVKTGNELLEHCSLQNKSISMIVMENELSLRTEPEIDEGIARIWNTMLECMYVGCHTEGKLPGGLNVKRRAFEIHQKLKGDVPYSNPQEWLESIRDTEVKFRQIIKWVSCFALSVNEVNASLGRVVTAPTNGSAGVIPAVLMYYMVIENHDADFDDVKQFLLVASEVGSIFKKGATISAAMGGCQAEIGVSSAMAAAGLTELMGGSPEQVLIAAEIAMEHHLGLTCDPIGGLVQVPCIERNAMGAIKAINAAELALDTDPKDCKVPLDKVVNTMWETAKDMSSKYKETSEGGLAVGVFLSDC
- a CDS encoding nuclear transport factor 2 family protein, whose protein sequence is MRKLFSTVIFFAVVLFGNAQGPNPSSEETKAEVKQVIETFFDGFHKQDSTIIKSTVANNVVLQTTGRNPDGKTLFRTEEFSNFLKSIVGIPDTMKFEEKLTSFSIQVDRTMANAWVGYEFWLNGEFSHCGINSFQLINFDGEWKIIYLIDTRGKEGCMD
- the panB gene encoding 3-methyl-2-oxobutanoate hydroxymethyltransferase, with the protein product MSTAKKEYKRVTVKSLVEMKKHGEKISMLTSYDYSMAKIVDGANVDAILVGDSASNVMAGHETTLPITLDQMIYHATSVVRAAKRALVVVDIPFGSYQGDSKEALRSAIRIMKESGAHAVKVEGGEEIKISISRILEAGIPVMGHLGLTPQSIYKFGTYTVRAKEEEEAEKLKSDAKLLEELGCFAIVLEKIPAKLAKEVAESVSIPIIGIGAGGDVDGQVLVVHDMLGMTHEFNPRFLRRYLNLYDEMSNAISQYVDDVKSQDFPNEEESY
- a CDS encoding RluA family pseudouridine synthase; its protein translation is MSVSNKEYSVPSNLQVLFEDNHLIVVNKRVGDIVQGDKTGDDPLSEVVKKYIKAKYNKPGNVYLGVVHRLDRPTSGIVLFAKTSKALPRLNKMFAEGDTKKIYWAVVKDAPPKEKDTLTHWLVRNPKQNKSYAHNKEVPNSKKAILEYKVIKKLNSYYLLEIDLKTGRHHQIRAQLAAIGYTIKGDLKYGADRSNKDGGIHLHARSLAMLHPVKKEPIAFLAPPPIDPVWSACLNE
- a CDS encoding 2-isopropylmalate synthase, with the translated sequence MGKDKVEIFDTTLRDGEQVPGCKLDTEQKLIIAERLDELGVDVIEAGFPISSPGDFTSVNEIAKLVKNATVCGLTRAVKKDIEVAAEAIKDAKRPRIHTGIGTSESHIKYKFNSTQDKIIERAVEAVSYARSFVEDVEFYAEDAGRTDNEFLARVCEAVIKAGATVLNIPDTTGYCLPEEYGAKMKYLKENVTGIDKAILSCHCHNDLGLATANSIAGVINGARQIECTINGIGERAGNTSLEEVVMIMRQHPYLNLDTDINSKLLWDTSTMVSQKMGMPVQPNKAIVGSNAFAHSSGIHQDGVIKQRETYEIIDPKDVGVSESSIVLTARSGRAALAYRAKNIGYELTKLQLDTVYQNFLQYADRKKEIMDEDIHEIVETSNIGMKSLA